In Schizosaccharomyces osmophilus chromosome 2, complete sequence, the following proteins share a genomic window:
- the aif1 gene encoding mitochondrial inner membrane anchored oxidoreductase Aif1: MQGLLKFTKFQPLYSSGYSKARSLVQPLQLLIQRRKFSMSNLVGKQGKGVQGRQYELDFDRTTVAKNGTKTEAKVLGTAFNVLLVRAKNQYFATAGKCSHYGAPLVNGAVTSNGRIVCPWHGACFDSATGDVEDSPAIAGLRTFPISSAEDGRLFIEVEDQGDGGSKFLQPAGCWRNKAAEVYEKGSVQTQAAAPHVCIVGGGKGASVAAEYLRERNYKGRITVLTREDVTPYDRPKLSKTLLHDHSKIALRSKEYYDDLDIEFRFKSNVNKIDPKAKTVHFGENESLDYSKLILATGGEANKFPLPGLDASNVYCLRSLADATKLASATNESGKKKDIAIIGSSFIGLELAVALKDHNVSVVGMESAPFEKIMGKEMGNAIKALHEQNNIHFFLENSIKEAQKSSADPSIVDKVVLKDGEIIPAEVVVLAVGVKPNLSYIADHVQLEKDGGVKVDKNCRVEGLDDVYAVGDIAHAPYAGLPENGNTRIEHWDVAGNTGRVAANHILLGENAEYTTKSFTPFFWSAQGKQIRYCGNNAAEGFDDIVVQGSVPDYKFAMFYTKGEKVVGVSSIMKDPTVSQCSRLFLTGSMPTKSQLKEGFDVCSIGL; this comes from the exons ATGCAAGGACTATTGAAATTTACCAAATTCCAACCACTATACAGTTCAGGATACTCAAAAGCGAGATCGTTGGTACAACCATTACAACTTTTGATTCAGAGACGAAAATTCAGCATGAGCAATTTAGTTGGAAAGCAAGGAAAAGGCGTACAAGGCCGACAATACGAATTGGATTTTGACCGCACTACCGTCGCTAAGAATGgaacaaaaacagaagCCAAAGTGCTGGGTACTGCATTTAATGTTCTTTTAGTTCGAGCAAAAAACCAATACTTTGCTACTGCTGGAAAATGTTCAC ATTATGGTGCTCCTTTGGTCAACGGCGCTGTGACTTCGAACGGTAGAATCGTGTGCCCTTGGCACGGTGCTTGCTTCGACAGTGCAACAGGAGACGTCGAAGATTCACCAGCCATTGCAGGGTTACGTACGTTTCCAATTTCGTCGGCGGAAGATGGCCGTCTTTTCATTGAGGTGGAAGATCAGGGCGATGGTGGTTCCAAGTTTTTGCAGCCCGCGGGTTGTTGGAGAAACAAGGCCGCCGAGGTTTACGAAAAAGGAAGCGTCCAAACTCAAGCCGCTGCTCCCCACGTATGCATTGTAGGCGGGGGCAAAGGAGCTTCTGTAGCTGCAGAGTACCTGCGTGAACGTAACTATAAAGGAAGAATCACCGTTCTCACCCGTGAAGATGTGACTCCCTATGACAGACCCAAACTGTCGAAAACGTTACTTCATGACCATTCGAAAATTGCTTTACGTTCCAAAGAATATTATGATGACCTAGACATTGAATTCCGTTTCAAGTCtaatgtaaacaaaatagatCCTAAGGCAAAAACTGTCCACTTTGGAGAAAACGAATCCTTGGACTACTCAAAGCTTATTTTAGCTACTGGTGGTGAAGCCAACAAATTTCCCCTTCCCGGCCTCGATGCCTCCAACGTTTATTGTCTTCGTTCCCTGGCAGATGCCACCAAGTTGGCATCTGCAACAAACGAATCCGGCAAGAAGAAGGACATTGCTATCATTGGAAGTAGTTTTATTGGACTCGAACTTGCCGTTGCTTTGAAGGATCATAATGTTTCTGTTGTCGGAATGGAGTCCGCaccttttgaaaaaatcatgGGCAAAGAAATGGGTAATGCCATTAAAGCATTACACGAACAGAACAATATCCACTTTTTCTTGGAGAATTCCATAAAGGAGGCCCAGAAGTCCTCAGCCGACCCTTCCATTGTGGACAAGGTTGTTCTCAAGGATGGCGAAATCATACCCGCCGAGGTTGTTGTATTGGCAGTTGGTGTCAAACCCAATTTGAGCTACATAGCAGACCATGTTCAGCTTGAAAAAGACGGAGGAGTAAAGGTAGACAAGAACTGCCGCGTCGAAGGTCTTGACGACGTGTATGCCGTTGGTGATATCGCTCATGCCCCTTATGCAGGATTACCTGAGAATGGAAACACACGTATCGAGCATTGGGACGTTGCTGGAAATACCGGTCGCGTTGCTGCAAATCACATTCTACTTGGCGAAAACGCTGAATACACCACCAAATCCTTTACTCCCTTCTTCTGGTCTGCACAGGGCAAGCAAATCAGATACTGTGGAAACAACGCCGCAGAAGGCTTTGACGATATCGTGGTTCAAGGATCAGTTCCCGATTACAAGTTTGCAATGTTTTATACTAAAGGAGAAAAAGTCGTTGGTGTCAGCAGCATCATGAAGGATCCCACTGTTTCTCAATGCTCTCGTCTTTTCCTTACAGGAAGCATGCCAACCAAATCCCAGTTGAAGGAAGGATTTGATGTTTGTTCCATTGGACTGTAA